From Sporosarcina sp. 6E9, a single genomic window includes:
- a CDS encoding enoyl-CoA hydratase/isomerase family protein: protein MSGFEYIETSIVDNLAVIELNRPRQLNSLNRKMVSEIVTAMEGYDRDNNVRVIVLTGKGRAFSAGADIDEMTSDNPISLELLNQFADWDRLALIKKPIIGVVKGFVFGGGFELALSCDLLITASGTEFAFPEVGLGVMPGAGGTQRLTKLVGRTKALEWLWTGERISAEMALAHGIINKIVTPELLMEETMKFAAKLAKQPPLSLRLIKDSVNKAVDYPLYEGMQYERKNFYLLFGSEDQKEGMNAFIEKRKPDYHGK from the coding sequence ATGAGTGGTTTTGAGTACATTGAAACTTCTATCGTCGATAATTTGGCAGTCATCGAACTCAATCGGCCGCGGCAATTAAATTCATTGAACCGTAAAATGGTCAGTGAAATTGTTACGGCGATGGAAGGATATGACCGTGATAATAATGTCCGCGTTATTGTGTTGACTGGTAAAGGGCGTGCCTTTTCGGCTGGGGCCGATATCGATGAAATGACTAGTGACAATCCCATTAGTTTAGAACTTCTTAACCAATTCGCGGATTGGGATCGATTGGCATTAATTAAAAAGCCCATTATCGGTGTTGTAAAAGGGTTTGTATTTGGCGGAGGATTCGAGCTTGCGCTTAGTTGTGATCTATTAATCACGGCTAGTGGAACAGAGTTTGCATTTCCAGAAGTAGGACTTGGGGTTATGCCGGGTGCAGGAGGGACCCAAAGATTAACTAAATTGGTTGGTCGCACAAAGGCGTTGGAGTGGTTGTGGACAGGTGAGCGCATCTCAGCGGAAATGGCTTTAGCTCATGGAATCATTAACAAGATCGTCACGCCTGAATTATTAATGGAGGAAACGATGAAGTTCGCGGCGAAACTTGCAAAACAACCGCCTCTATCACTGAGGCTTATCAAAGACTCTGTCAATAAAGCAGTGGATTATCCATTATATGAAGGCATGCAATATGAACGGAAAAATTTTTACTTGTTGTTTGGTTCCGAAGATCAAAAAGAGGGCATGAATGCATTCATTGAAAAAAGAAAACCGGATTACCATGGGAAATAA
- a CDS encoding EthD family reductase has product MAKLIALYKHPENKGAFDEHYFNVHGPLTEKIPGLREMKVTKMTGSPMGGEGKYYLMCEMFYDDMDSLNSGLRSPEGKASGKDLMGFAGDLVTLMIGEDAK; this is encoded by the coding sequence ATGGCTAAATTAATCGCGTTGTATAAACACCCTGAAAACAAAGGGGCATTTGACGAGCATTATTTCAATGTACATGGTCCGTTAACAGAAAAGATTCCGGGCCTTCGTGAAATGAAAGTGACAAAAATGACGGGGTCTCCTATGGGTGGAGAGGGAAAATACTACCTGATGTGTGAAATGTTTTATGACGATATGGATTCGTTGAATTCTGGTTTGCGTTCCCCGGAAGGAAAAGCTTCAGGCAAAGACTTAATGGGATTTGCAGGTGATTTAGTCACGTTAATGATTGGTGAAGATGCAAAATGA
- the paaD gene encoding 1,2-phenylacetyl-CoA epoxidase subunit PaaD, producing the protein METSIEISTERVIEVLMHVKDPEIDSVSIVDLGMVETVTTDGNNVKVVLLPTFLGCPALEIIKKNTVNAVKELSEVVDVEVEFVFHPPWTSDRITEQGHVNLRKFGISPPPRHFKEDGSWHVDCAYCGSTYVTMENIFGPTACRSILYCKSCKNVFEAMKPVSTLM; encoded by the coding sequence TTGGAAACTTCGATTGAAATTTCAACAGAAAGAGTGATTGAGGTACTCATGCATGTTAAAGACCCTGAGATTGATTCGGTAAGTATCGTCGATCTTGGTATGGTAGAAACAGTCACGACCGATGGAAATAACGTTAAAGTTGTTTTACTACCAACTTTTTTAGGTTGTCCGGCACTTGAAATTATTAAAAAAAATACTGTTAATGCAGTGAAAGAATTATCGGAAGTAGTGGATGTCGAAGTAGAATTTGTTTTTCACCCACCATGGACATCGGATCGTATTACTGAGCAAGGCCATGTGAATTTACGGAAGTTTGGAATTTCACCACCCCCACGGCATTTCAAAGAAGATGGTTCATGGCATGTGGATTGTGCCTATTGTGGCTCGACTTATGTGACAATGGAAAATATTTTTGGACCTACAGCATGCAGAAGCATTCTCTATTGCAAGTCTTGTAAAAACGTTTTCGAGGCAATGAAACCCGTGTCTACACTAATGTGA
- the paaC gene encoding 1,2-phenylacetyl-CoA epoxidase subunit PaaC: MSNAETTKCADYKDALTSLLFQLADDDLMYAFRGSEWLGLAPHIEEDVASSSISQDSMGHAAMYYQLLEELGAGNADDLAHARPASDRRNSVLTERANGEGVYMETPLYDWAYAVVRSYFYTQAKKVKVDSLCKSSHAPLAEVAIKVRMELYYHRLHWETWFKQLMGSTDVAKKKMNDAVTLVMNDFGDMFSFGASKQLIESHHLIESEEVLLKNWSMSLEPVFTQLQKTLPTVPTPKINGRNGEHTKDLDQALRTLSEVYMVDPVAVW, from the coding sequence ATGAGTAACGCTGAAACCACCAAGTGTGCGGACTATAAAGATGCATTAACGAGTCTTTTGTTTCAGCTCGCAGACGATGATTTGATGTACGCTTTTCGCGGTTCAGAATGGCTTGGCCTCGCCCCGCATATAGAAGAAGATGTAGCTTCCTCCTCGATTAGCCAGGACAGCATGGGGCATGCAGCGATGTATTATCAACTGCTTGAAGAATTGGGCGCGGGTAATGCTGATGATTTAGCACACGCACGTCCTGCCAGTGATAGAAGAAACAGCGTTTTAACGGAGCGTGCAAATGGCGAAGGGGTATATATGGAAACCCCTTTATATGACTGGGCGTATGCAGTTGTTAGAAGTTACTTTTACACACAAGCGAAAAAAGTGAAAGTCGATTCGCTTTGTAAAAGTTCGCATGCGCCACTGGCAGAAGTAGCGATAAAAGTTAGAATGGAACTTTATTATCATAGACTGCACTGGGAAACATGGTTTAAACAGCTAATGGGCTCGACAGATGTAGCTAAAAAGAAAATGAACGATGCGGTAACGCTCGTAATGAATGATTTCGGGGATATGTTTTCATTTGGTGCGTCTAAACAATTAATTGAAAGTCATCATTTAATAGAATCTGAAGAGGTACTTCTGAAAAACTGGTCAATGAGTCTTGAACCCGTTTTTACCCAGCTTCAAAAGACTTTACCCACAGTTCCGACTCCAAAAATAAATGGTCGAAATGGAGAGCACACAAAGGATTTGGATCAAGCGCTTCGAACACTTTCGGAAGTATATATGGTTGATCCTGTAGCTGTTTGGTGA
- the paaB gene encoding 1,2-phenylacetyl-CoA epoxidase subunit PaaB, whose product MAEEQSFYQEYEIFSKRTHSSPFQYQFSLLAPNEDMALVLAQENFMRREAVVDIWIVNRKHIRKMNSDEKLSLSRLDNKDYRMTKGYGYLRKKWRKYEQEILDEKEILSWGGKRK is encoded by the coding sequence ATGGCTGAAGAGCAATCTTTTTATCAGGAGTATGAAATTTTTAGTAAACGAACACATAGTTCACCGTTCCAATACCAATTTAGCTTACTAGCGCCTAATGAAGATATGGCACTCGTATTGGCGCAAGAGAATTTTATGAGACGTGAAGCAGTCGTTGATATTTGGATTGTAAATCGTAAACACATTAGAAAAATGAATTCCGATGAAAAATTATCGCTCAGCCGTTTAGATAACAAAGATTACCGCATGACAAAAGGTTATGGTTATTTAAGAAAAAAATGGCGCAAGTACGAACAAGAAATATTAGACGAAAAAGAAATACTGTCATGGGGAGGGAAAAGAAAATGA
- the paaA gene encoding 1,2-phenylacetyl-CoA epoxidase subunit PaaA, with product MLNTADDERLAHFMARIEADEKIEADDWMPDEYRLTLIKLISMHGMSEIMGALPEKEWVPRAPSLYRKLGIMAKVQDEMGHGQLLLRVTEDLLAPYGKNRGDLMQDLFNGDLKFHNVFHMETKTWADAGIIGWLVDGAAIITQTDMLRASYGPYARALKRICAEEVFHAQHGESIILALVEGTAEQKEMIQEALNRWWEALLMFFGPASKETTGSSKQDLTIKYKIRTKTNEEFRQLFFDKYIPRILSLGLTIPDSTIHFDEKANLWSYQQPDWSEFLKIIRNNGPRSEARLNLRRTSYENNAWVRDALRATVS from the coding sequence ATGCTAAATACTGCCGATGATGAACGATTAGCGCATTTTATGGCGCGAATAGAAGCGGATGAGAAGATAGAAGCGGATGACTGGATGCCGGATGAGTATAGATTGACGTTGATCAAGTTAATATCCATGCACGGGATGAGTGAAATCATGGGGGCACTTCCGGAAAAGGAGTGGGTACCTAGGGCGCCATCACTTTATCGGAAATTAGGAATCATGGCGAAAGTACAGGATGAAATGGGGCATGGTCAATTACTACTTCGGGTAACAGAAGATCTTCTTGCACCCTATGGTAAAAATCGCGGAGATTTAATGCAGGATTTGTTTAACGGCGATTTAAAGTTTCATAATGTCTTCCATATGGAAACAAAAACATGGGCGGATGCCGGGATTATTGGCTGGCTCGTTGACGGGGCGGCAATTATTACACAAACAGATATGCTAAGAGCTTCTTATGGACCGTACGCAAGGGCTTTGAAGCGTATTTGTGCTGAGGAAGTGTTTCATGCACAACACGGTGAATCTATCATTCTCGCATTAGTAGAAGGAACCGCCGAGCAAAAAGAAATGATTCAAGAAGCTTTGAATCGTTGGTGGGAAGCATTATTAATGTTTTTTGGACCTGCAAGTAAAGAAACGACAGGCTCATCAAAACAAGATTTAACGATTAAATATAAAATACGCACCAAGACAAATGAGGAATTCAGACAATTGTTTTTTGATAAATACATTCCACGAATTTTATCGCTTGGATTGACGATTCCGGATTCAACGATTCATTTTGATGAAAAAGCTAACTTGTGGTCCTATCAACAACCTGATTGGAGCGAGTTTTTGAAGATAATTCGAAATAATGGACCTAGATCGGAGGCCAGGCTCAATTTGCGTCGGACTTCTTATGAAAATAATGCATGGGTGCGCGATGCACTGAGAGCAACTGTCAGTTAA
- a CDS encoding DUF2161 domain-containing phosphodiesterase, whose translation MKYEVDLYKPVKDYFTSEGYDVYGEVNDCDVVAVKEEELIIVELKLRLNLDLVMQATKRQRLSDQVYVAIPKPKLSFRSQKWRDICYLIRRLEVGLIIVSPNTDGEQLRIIHYPTPFDRKKSMQQSKKRRNRLIEEIKGRTGDFNIGGSNKLKIMTSYKENCIHIACCLIHHGPLSAKALREIGTGEKTYQILYKNYDGWFDRVGRGIYTINETGISEVQKYPDLVKYYNERTRYER comes from the coding sequence ATGAAATATGAAGTTGATCTATATAAACCAGTTAAGGATTATTTTACTTCAGAAGGATATGACGTTTACGGCGAAGTAAACGATTGTGATGTAGTTGCGGTAAAGGAAGAAGAACTTATTATTGTGGAATTAAAACTACGATTAAACTTGGATCTCGTCATGCAAGCGACAAAGAGGCAGCGGTTGTCTGACCAAGTGTATGTTGCTATTCCAAAGCCGAAACTAAGTTTTCGTTCCCAAAAATGGCGCGATATTTGTTATTTGATAAGAAGGTTAGAAGTTGGTTTAATCATCGTTTCACCCAATACAGATGGGGAGCAACTAAGAATCATCCATTATCCAACGCCATTTGATCGAAAGAAAAGCATGCAGCAAAGTAAAAAAAGACGGAATCGATTAATAGAAGAAATTAAAGGGAGAACTGGTGATTTTAATATAGGTGGAAGCAATAAGTTGAAAATCATGACTTCTTATAAGGAAAATTGTATTCACATTGCATGCTGTTTGATCCATCACGGTCCGTTATCGGCAAAAGCATTACGTGAAATAGGGACGGGTGAAAAAACCTATCAAATTCTATATAAAAATTATGATGGTTGGTTTGACAGGGTCGGCAGAGGAATTTACACAATAAACGAAACTGGAATTTCTGAAGTGCAAAAATATCCAGACCTAGTTAAATACTATAATGAACGAACCCGATATGAGCGATGA
- a CDS encoding Ger(x)C family spore germination protein, whose translation MNKKLLVIMLLTIVLSGCWDENQPERMLYINGIGVDYKDGKYDVYMQFANFANIGKTEQPNSDVQQAEVGHASGDTMDEAIHELYHSIDQKVYWGHFSYLVVSEEVMKNGRLNPVIDTFIRFKDTRYHIWVYSTKDPVEDVLLVRPVLNKAITLSKLGDPQNSFEQESFVETVDIRNLLIGLDEPGHEAMIPLISVEENWKSAKESVKATVLSGVGVVTPNTFRGFITEEEARGIQWMSNETNRGQITFKLDDDNYFTMVIDKVKVKIEPIVSLGDVAFDVEVKLGATVSTIGENVTTDIIRNEIKKEVEKEIMATYEEALKKDIDIYRFSEKLYRKDVKEWKKHHKDGKLELTKESIRNLKVYISKLDSDRKSFKKTIE comes from the coding sequence ATGAATAAAAAATTACTTGTCATCATGTTACTTACCATCGTCCTTTCTGGTTGTTGGGATGAAAATCAACCCGAAAGGATGCTATATATCAATGGTATCGGGGTTGATTATAAGGATGGTAAATATGATGTATACATGCAGTTCGCTAACTTTGCTAACATTGGGAAAACCGAACAGCCTAATAGTGATGTCCAACAGGCAGAAGTAGGTCATGCCAGTGGTGACACAATGGATGAGGCAATTCACGAATTATACCATTCCATAGATCAAAAGGTTTATTGGGGGCATTTTTCTTATCTCGTTGTCTCTGAAGAAGTGATGAAAAACGGGCGATTGAATCCAGTAATCGATACTTTTATTCGTTTCAAAGATACACGCTATCATATTTGGGTGTATTCGACTAAAGATCCCGTCGAAGATGTCCTTTTAGTAAGACCTGTCCTGAATAAAGCAATTACGTTGTCTAAACTTGGTGACCCACAGAACTCCTTTGAGCAGGAATCTTTTGTCGAGACAGTAGATATTCGAAATCTACTGATTGGATTGGACGAACCAGGCCATGAAGCGATGATCCCCTTAATTTCGGTAGAGGAGAACTGGAAATCGGCAAAAGAGTCAGTTAAAGCAACAGTTTTATCAGGGGTCGGTGTCGTTACGCCAAATACTTTTCGGGGCTTCATCACTGAAGAAGAAGCACGAGGAATACAATGGATGTCGAATGAAACGAATAGAGGGCAAATCACCTTTAAGTTGGATGATGATAATTATTTTACAATGGTGATTGATAAAGTAAAGGTTAAAATAGAACCAATCGTAAGTTTAGGAGACGTGGCGTTTGATGTTGAAGTAAAGTTGGGGGCGACCGTCAGTACGATTGGAGAAAATGTGACAACCGATATAATTCGGAATGAGATAAAAAAAGAGGTTGAAAAAGAAATTATGGCGACTTATGAAGAAGCTTTGAAAAAGGACATTGATATTTATCGTTTTTCAGAAAAACTGTATCGTAAAGATGTGAAAGAATGGAAGAAACATCATAAAGACGGCAAGTTGGAATTGACAAAGGAATCGATTAGAAACCTCAAAGTGTATATCTCAAAACTCGATTCAGATAGAAAATCATTCAAAAAGACCATTGAGTAA
- a CDS encoding spore germination protein, with translation MNSLRKLFRKSADVQFQSYTFNQYHVVFITCDAMINQQQLNEVIVPRVQQFIGNLKEEPIENVVNAQLHIPSLKKIEEKKDIGSLVYTGNVLIYFEDDGLLISSDIVKKPNRNPEDTNLNAPVRGPRDNFIEDISINIALIRKRIPTNSFCVEKFQIGRRSQTTVALLYFDDIASKKTLASIQKQLNSIDTDVVVSGDLLMESVNKSAKLFPRTDYTGRADHAVQSLAIGRFVILVDGVAYAMITPVNLFTLLKTTEDNETPVLYGSFERLLRIVGMTIGIGLPAFWLALTTYHQDQLPHLLLATVVQSNTGLPLPSVLEMLIMIFMFELFREAGLRLPTALGGTIGVVGGLIIGDAAIRAGITSPAMIVIIATSMIATSTVVNQSVLTAVSILRLFYILLTSFFGMFGFLISVFCTVLYLSNIRIFGVPYMNINADLSWKTIKETLFRLPSSQYKERPNMLNPTDKTRRKEDEK, from the coding sequence ATCAATTCCTTGAGAAAACTGTTTCGAAAGTCCGCGGATGTCCAGTTTCAATCGTATACGTTTAATCAATATCATGTCGTTTTCATTACATGCGATGCGATGATTAATCAGCAGCAATTGAACGAAGTCATCGTCCCACGCGTTCAACAATTCATCGGAAACTTGAAAGAAGAACCTATAGAAAATGTGGTCAACGCACAATTACACATTCCAAGTTTGAAAAAGATAGAAGAAAAAAAAGACATCGGTTCTTTGGTGTACACTGGAAATGTGCTTATATACTTTGAAGATGACGGCCTTCTTATTTCAAGTGATATTGTAAAAAAACCGAATCGAAATCCTGAAGATACAAATTTAAACGCACCCGTCAGAGGGCCCAGAGATAATTTTATCGAAGATATTTCCATCAATATCGCTTTAATCAGAAAGCGAATCCCGACGAACTCATTTTGCGTAGAGAAATTTCAAATTGGAAGACGATCCCAAACGACAGTTGCTCTTCTTTATTTTGACGATATTGCAAGTAAAAAAACTTTGGCTAGTATTCAGAAACAGTTAAACAGTATCGATACTGATGTCGTTGTTAGCGGCGATTTGCTGATGGAAAGCGTGAACAAAAGTGCAAAGCTTTTCCCAAGAACTGATTACACTGGACGAGCTGATCATGCGGTTCAATCACTTGCAATCGGACGCTTTGTTATTTTAGTTGACGGGGTAGCTTACGCCATGATTACACCTGTGAATCTGTTTACACTTTTAAAAACAACTGAGGATAATGAGACACCCGTCCTATATGGTTCCTTTGAGCGATTATTGCGTATTGTAGGGATGACCATCGGTATAGGCTTACCAGCATTTTGGCTCGCCTTAACAACATATCATCAAGATCAACTGCCACATTTATTATTAGCAACAGTCGTACAATCGAATACGGGGCTCCCCTTACCTTCAGTCCTTGAAATGCTCATCATGATATTCATGTTTGAATTGTTTCGAGAAGCTGGTTTACGTCTTCCTACTGCACTTGGCGGAACAATCGGTGTCGTGGGCGGACTAATCATTGGAGACGCCGCCATTCGAGCTGGAATCACAAGCCCAGCGATGATTGTCATCATCGCAACTTCGATGATTGCAACATCTACGGTAGTCAATCAATCAGTTTTGACAGCAGTAAGCATATTACGCCTTTTTTACATTCTCCTAACATCGTTTTTCGGGATGTTCGGATTCCTTATCTCAGTTTTTTGTACAGTTCTTTATTTATCGAACATCCGCATATTCGGAGTTCCTTATATGAATATTAACGCGGATTTAAGCTGGAAAACCATCAAAGAAACGCTTTTCCGCTTACCTTCTAGTCAATACAAAGAACGTCCGAATATGTTAAATCCGACGGACAAAACGAGAAGGAAAGAAGATGAAAAATGA
- a CDS encoding endospore germination permease, whose protein sequence is MNKSGSISILHVIFLSMTMIGLKNHVTIIPSLLTGAGRDAWISILLSAFAILPWIFLLLYIHTKSNQQPIIDWLKMKVGKVVTNIFLYMTVIFLLILAAFTMAETLQWIIATFLPTTPMLPMLIIFTVLCIHLVTTNIQTIAMVNVLVLFWVVIFGFFIAFTNLRVKNYELLQPFLEHGIQPILKTAVYPASGFVELLLFLFIQHKVKDRIRWYHFVVMLFILMGLTMGPTIGAITEFGPIEAAKLRYPAYEEWGIGTIGRYIDHFDFLSIYQWLTGAFIRVGLILFIVADLLKMTGKKKRIWKILAPVFFLICLPLALMSDRVFLMIKGDPLLIITFSFLFLISLFLVIVAFFSKKSVEKVGT, encoded by the coding sequence ATGAATAAGAGCGGATCGATTAGTATTTTACATGTAATTTTCTTGTCGATGACAATGATTGGTTTGAAAAATCATGTGACCATCATTCCATCATTGTTAACTGGGGCAGGTAGAGATGCATGGATATCTATTTTGTTGTCTGCATTTGCGATATTACCTTGGATATTCTTACTACTTTACATCCACACGAAATCAAACCAACAGCCCATTATAGATTGGTTGAAAATGAAAGTCGGAAAAGTTGTTACTAATATATTCCTTTACATGACAGTTATATTTTTACTAATACTAGCGGCATTTACAATGGCAGAGACATTACAGTGGATTATCGCAACCTTTTTACCTACGACGCCTATGCTTCCTATGTTAATTATTTTCACAGTTCTTTGCATCCATCTAGTCACTACAAACATACAAACGATAGCGATGGTTAACGTACTCGTTCTCTTTTGGGTCGTCATTTTTGGTTTTTTTATTGCGTTTACAAACTTGCGCGTTAAAAATTACGAGTTACTCCAACCTTTTTTGGAACATGGCATTCAACCAATTCTTAAAACAGCAGTCTATCCAGCATCCGGATTTGTCGAGCTTCTGTTGTTTCTATTCATTCAACATAAAGTAAAAGACCGCATTCGTTGGTATCATTTTGTCGTTATGTTATTCATTTTAATGGGGTTGACTATGGGACCTACGATTGGTGCCATTACAGAGTTCGGTCCCATCGAAGCTGCGAAACTACGGTATCCCGCCTACGAAGAATGGGGGATTGGAACGATTGGAAGGTATATAGACCACTTTGACTTCTTATCGATTTATCAATGGTTAACAGGGGCATTTATAAGAGTCGGGCTAATTTTGTTCATTGTCGCAGACTTATTGAAAATGACAGGAAAGAAAAAGCGCATTTGGAAAATACTCGCTCCCGTTTTTTTCTTAATATGTTTACCGTTGGCTCTTATGAGTGACCGTGTATTTTTAATGATTAAAGGTGATCCTTTATTAATCATCACCTTTAGCTTCCTGTTTTTAATATCGCTCTTTTTAGTCATCGTTGCATTCTTTTCAAAGAAATCAGTGGAGAAGGTTGGCACATAA
- a CDS encoding multicopper oxidase domain-containing protein: MKKVLAVGLSGIVVAVLLAGCGDASVDISKENSSVAATTGTEEAVEVFGPHKDLNQEPVPLKVERVGEHEVNVEMTAQITDIEIAKGKMYKAWTFNGEAPGPLVVVNQGDTINFKLVNIDPAIPHSIDLHAVHTAPSKNFADIMPNEDGTFTYPANFPGVFMYHCGTDPILSHIANGMHGVIIVKPTDGYPTDNLVDREFVMIQNEWYKYNDHDAFLNSEPEHVVLSTKALKDGDRNTNGDTFSLKDEPLEAKVGERIRLYLNNMGPNEVSSFHVVGTIMEDVYVDGNPANVLKGMQTIMLPASGGAVVEFVVTEEGNYPILTHQFKHADKGAIAILKVTAE, encoded by the coding sequence ATGAAAAAAGTATTAGCAGTTGGGTTGTCGGGGATTGTAGTCGCGGTGTTGTTAGCAGGCTGTGGAGATGCTTCAGTTGATATTAGTAAAGAAAATTCAAGTGTAGCTGCAACAACAGGAACTGAAGAAGCCGTTGAAGTATTTGGACCACACAAAGATTTAAATCAAGAACCTGTTCCATTAAAAGTTGAGCGTGTTGGTGAACATGAAGTGAATGTTGAAATGACTGCTCAAATTACGGACATTGAAATTGCTAAAGGGAAAATGTATAAAGCATGGACGTTTAACGGTGAAGCACCTGGCCCATTAGTAGTTGTAAATCAAGGAGACACAATAAACTTCAAATTAGTAAATATCGACCCAGCAATTCCACATAGTATCGATTTGCACGCAGTTCACACTGCACCGTCTAAAAACTTTGCTGATATTATGCCAAATGAAGATGGAACGTTTACGTATCCAGCGAACTTTCCCGGCGTATTCATGTACCACTGTGGCACAGATCCAATCCTTTCCCATATCGCAAACGGTATGCACGGTGTCATTATTGTAAAACCAACAGATGGTTATCCAACAGACAACCTAGTTGATCGGGAATTTGTAATGATTCAAAACGAATGGTACAAATACAATGACCACGATGCTTTTCTAAATTCTGAACCAGAACATGTTGTTCTATCAACTAAAGCTTTGAAAGACGGAGACCGCAACACAAACGGGGATACATTTAGCTTAAAAGACGAGCCTTTAGAAGCTAAAGTTGGAGAAAGAATTCGGTTGTATTTAAATAATATGGGACCCAACGAAGTGAGCTCATTCCATGTTGTCGGAACAATTATGGAAGATGTCTATGTAGATGGCAATCCAGCCAATGTCTTAAAAGGAATGCAGACAATCATGTTACCAGCTAGCGGCGGTGCTGTAGTAGAATTCGTAGTGACTGAAGAAGGAAATTACCCAATCCTAACACACCAATTCAAACACGCAGACAAAGGTGCAATCGCCATATTAAAAGTCACAGCTGAATAA
- a CDS encoding YusW family protein, with protein sequence MKKRFKGIFIVLCCAIFVLAACSNRNIVTEGEDEKDKDSLGSKYGFTFLNVVADTNEMKEALKVTYDEKKDKTEAMYENKIDDFYLHGNAAMEKLDKIFEELELDPEMDDEDMIKKASEAFEINDYKSLQLDVKFKGFDTKKLRMTK encoded by the coding sequence TTGAAAAAGAGATTTAAAGGAATCTTTATTGTATTATGTTGTGCAATTTTTGTCCTAGCAGCTTGTAGTAACCGTAATATCGTCACGGAAGGTGAAGATGAGAAAGACAAGGATTCTTTGGGAAGCAAGTATGGTTTTACATTTTTGAATGTAGTTGCCGATACGAATGAAATGAAAGAAGCACTGAAAGTCACGTATGATGAGAAAAAAGATAAAACTGAAGCCATGTATGAGAATAAAATAGATGATTTTTATTTGCATGGCAATGCTGCAATGGAGAAACTAGATAAAATATTTGAGGAGCTTGAACTTGATCCTGAAATGGACGATGAAGATATGATCAAGAAAGCATCTGAGGCTTTTGAGATTAACGACTATAAAAGTCTACAGTTAGATGTTAAATTTAAGGGGTTTGACACAAAGAAGTTAAGGATGACTAAATAG
- a CDS encoding SRPBCC family protein, with the protein MIADINKVDNGYLVKWERNLNHSVEAVWAMLTDNNKLEKWFNELRAGDLRQGGFMTFYIPDFMDEKLEIMVYEPNSVLEFDWFGDVIRFELHPQNGGCALILLEKVKTITAQTKKDLAGWHVCLDVIITLLDGEPIQREDEWKHWHAIYTDKLKELV; encoded by the coding sequence ATGATTGCAGATATTAATAAAGTTGATAATGGTTATTTAGTAAAATGGGAACGAAATTTGAATCATTCAGTGGAAGCTGTTTGGGCAATGCTCACGGATAATAACAAGCTAGAAAAATGGTTTAATGAACTCCGAGCAGGAGACCTTCGGCAAGGCGGTTTTATGACGTTTTATATTCCGGATTTTATGGATGAAAAACTTGAAATCATGGTGTATGAACCAAATTCTGTGTTGGAGTTTGACTGGTTCGGGGATGTTATTCGCTTTGAACTACATCCCCAAAACGGAGGATGTGCTTTAATATTATTGGAAAAAGTGAAGACAATAACCGCGCAAACTAAAAAAGATCTCGCGGGTTGGCATGTCTGTTTAGACGTTATTATCACTTTGCTGGACGGGGAGCCAATCCAAAGAGAAGACGAATGGAAACATTGGCATGCAATATATACGGATAAACTTAAAGAACTTGTGTGA